Proteins encoded together in one Mobula birostris isolate sMobBir1 chromosome 7, sMobBir1.hap1, whole genome shotgun sequence window:
- the fzd4 gene encoding frizzled-4 isoform X2 has product MQFFLCSVYVPMCTEKIDIPIGPCGSMCHSVKRRCEPVLNEFGFNWPDALNCSKFPPQNDHNHMCMEGPGDEDIPYHTSKTSISAEEECQNMGNNLHQYIWVKRSLTCALKCGYDVGLYSRSAKEFTDIWMAVWASLCFLSTAFTVLTFLIDSSRFSYPERPIIFLSMCYNIYSIAYIVRLTMGRERISCDFEDAAEPVLIQEGLKNTGCAIVFLLMYFFGMASSIWWVILTLTWFLAAGLKWGHEAIEMHSSYFHIAAWAIPAVKTIVILIMRLVDADELTGLCYVGNQNIDAITGFVVAPLFTYLVIGTLFIAAGLVALFKIRSNLQKDGTKTDKLERLMVKIGVFSVLYTVPATCVIACYFYEISNWNHFKHSADDSNTAVEMLKIFMSLLVGITSGMWIWSAKTLHTWQKCSNKLVSSGQTKRDKRGDAWVKPAKGNETVV; this is encoded by the coding sequence AACCGGTACTGAACGAATTCGGTTTCAACTGGCCCGACGCTTTAAACTGCAGCAAATTTCCACCACAGAACGATCATAACCACATGTGCATGGAAGGGCCTGGAGACGAAGACATCCCCTATCACACCAGCAAAACTTCCATCTCAGCGGAAGAAGAGTGCCAAAATATGGGCAACAACTTGCACCAGTACATCTGGGTCAAGAGAAGTCTTACTTGCGCCCTGAAGTGTGGCTACGATGTCGGTTTGTACAGTAGATCTGCCAAAGAATTCACTGACATTTGGATGGCAGTTTGGGCCAGTCTGTGTTTTTTATCAACAGCTTTCACAGTCCTGACATTCCTAATCGATTCTTCTCGATTTTCATACCCAGAACGCCCTATCATCTTTCTCAGTATGTGCTACAACATTTATAGCATTGCCTATATAGTTAGGCTCACAATGGGCAGAGAACGTATATCTTGTGATTTCGAGGACGCCGCTGAACCTGTGCTAATTCAAGAAGGTCTCAAAAATACTGGATGTGCTATTGTTTTCCTACTGATGTACTTTTTTGGGATGGCGAGCTCCATCTGGTGGGTAATCTTGACACTGACCTGGTTCTTAGCCGCTGGTCTCAAGTGGGGACACGAGGCAATAGAGATGCACAGTTCCTACTTCCACATTGCAGCCTGGGCCATCCCAGCGGTAAAAACCATCGTCATTCTGATCATGCGCCTAGTGGATGCCGATGAACTCACCGGGTTGTGCTATGTTGGAAACCAGAACATCGATGCCATCACTGGGTTTGTGGTAGCACCTTTATTCACATACCTAGTTATAGGAACGTTGTTCATTGCAGCTGGTCTTGTGGCTTTATTCAAAATTAGATCTAATCTTCAGAAAGATGGGACCAAAACAGATAAGCTTGAAAGGCTAATGGTAAAAATTGGGGTCTTTTCTGTTTTGTATACAGTCCCAGCTACCTGTGTCATTGCTTGTTACTTTTATGAGATATCAAACTGGAATCACTTTAAGCATTCAGCGGATGACTCGAATACAGCAGTAGAGATGTTAAAAATATTCATGTCTTTATTGGTGGGCATCACTTCTGGCATGTGGATTTGGTCTGCAAAGACATTACATACTTGGCAAAAGTGTTCAAACAAACTTGTGAGTTCAGGACAAACAAAGCGAGATAAACGTGGAGATGCCTGGGTTAAACCAGCAAAAGGCAATGAAACTGTTGTGTAA